In Camelina sativa cultivar DH55 chromosome 17, Cs, whole genome shotgun sequence, the genomic stretch tttttttgtcgTTCCTTTGTCCGGGTGAGGTTGTTAGTTAATTAGTAGCATACCTACATGTGTTTATCTCTATCCCCATGTAATGTAAGTTCTTTGGGTCTTGTTTGGCTCTACGTACCTAGATGATGAAAGTCTCATGACTGAAATTTTAACTTAACGAAATGGTGCTTttaatgtccaaaaaaaaaatgaggtagGTGAAGGCAAATGGCCAAGTCCAAGTCACTAGTGGTCGGAGAAATGAGGTCCTCtacaaccaaatatatatgaaCTAGCTTCCAAGGGAGGGCCAAAAGGAAGAAGCTAATTCTTTTCTAGACATCCAAGGGTCTGACCAAATCCGAATAGAAGAATCATTCTCCACACTCCAACCAAGACCTTTTCTCATAAGTTCTTGACCCGTCAAGATGCCTTTCCAACCATGAGaaaatgctttttgtttttcaaacttttttaaaattatatatttatgaactAATAATAACATCTAATATCTATGTATACTTCTTTGACTTAAAGCGTCTTCAATCACCTCCAGATTAGTATAACGAAAATCAACTATAGTTAAGACTTAAGATCCCCGGAAAATGCCATTTAGCAAAATATTGGCTGTTTGCTAACACGGAGTATGAAGAATACTCACTAGTGAGCAAAACTTGAGAGAGGTACTGCGTGTGAAACTCGACATATTATACTATTTGACTTAATTTAGATCTAGACAAGTTTAGGATCTAGCGATTTAAACTTCGAATACTACAATTTTACTTCCTGTTATTCTATTATCTGTGTTTCTTGGATCGTGTCATCTGCTGcttgtgatttgtgaacttattaTGCATTTgcatgtgtttatttttttgttaataccCTCTTTGCTCGATAATCCATTATTAATTCCAATAATCATTTTTGTCCctaattttttaagatttactTAAGGATCTTCGTTTAACTTCATGCATCGTTTAGACAACTATAAAAGCAAACGGTCCAATATACattttaactaaatttaaagATATTGAGTTTGTAGCAACTGTTATTGATGTTTAAAtgacatttatatttgttttgatttcatcAGTAAACTTTAATGTTATTCGTTCATCCATAACACACACTATGTTCTAATTTTCGCACAAAACTCTATTCTAACTTAGTGAATCATATATCTTGACCTTTACAATTACAAACTTTTTCACGATACTACATTCCAAAACAGATGATCATGTTTATCGTCGAAACTTATAACCTAGTTCGACGTATAAACCACCACCAGTGATCAGTGATTATGCTCTCCATTTCTTTGAACCTTTTCGTaatatcaaacccaaaaaaaaaaaagaaaatctatccATATTAAATTCTTGATTCAAATTTCTGAATCCATTAATCAACAAACCCAAACAAtgacattatattatatataaatccaTATTGGAATTACCAATAAAAATACCAAAGTTTAATATAGAAACTAACTAATAACATATATCACGCGTAATTACACAACCCATAGACACAAAACTCATCAACCAAACAACTATGGTTACACTCTCCACAATGCCTCTTATCATAAGCTAAGTAAACACACTCTCCTCTACAACAAGTCTGCGTGAACGTGCATTTGTTCTTGCATGCGCCGCAGTTATCGTTATCGTAAGCCACATCAACACACTTGTTGCTACAACACGACATTGTGGAGTTGTATGTTCCTTGACTCTTGCATATCTCCTCGTTCTTATTNNNNNNNNNNNNNNNNNNNNNNNNNNNNNNNNNNNNNNNNNNNNNNNNNNNNNNNNNNNNNNNNNNNNNNNNNNNNNNNNNNNNNNNNNNNNNNNNNNNNNNNNNNNNNNNNNNNNNNNNNNNNNNNNNNNNNNNNNNNNNNNNNNNNNN encodes the following:
- the LOC104759962 gene encoding stigma-specific STIG1-like protein 3, which encodes MTLSPPEQRTTGDDTSYSGPVMSFVLWTNEEICKSQGTYNSTMSCCSNKCVDVAYDNDNCGACKNKCTFTQTCCRGECVYLAYDKRHCGECNHSCLVDEFCVYGLCNYA